A stretch of Bordetella genomosp. 13 DNA encodes these proteins:
- a CDS encoding GTPase/DUF3482 domain-containing protein, translated as MAEAPLKIAVVGHTNTGKTSLLRTLTRDPSFGQVADAPGTTRHVEGVRLAAGHDAIVEWYDTPGMEDSIALLEYLDRLDEPGARLDGPARVRRLLDSPEARGRFEQEARVLAKLLDCDAALYVIDARDPVLGKHRDELSLLAACGRPLLPVLNFVQAPAHRAQAWRDAMARLGLHAVLEFDTVAPPLDGEQRLYGRLGMLLHSHSATLERIADALGQQRSQRRIDACRVAADLLIDAAALRLTVANDADALAAATETLREQVRLREQAAAQALLALYNFRPGDYASDALPLSGERWNMDLFHPHALKDMGVRLGMGAAAGAMAGGAVDLAVGGLSFGAGMLIGAAAGGLWQGVGQLGQRIAGRLRGHRELSVDDAVLRLLALRQRQLIQALERRGHAAREPLRLDQPADDAWRKAPLPDALAEARSRPAWSALNAHHDDDDRRKQKVAELAQRLAQGMETGAPTE; from the coding sequence ATGGCTGAAGCGCCGTTGAAGATCGCCGTGGTCGGCCATACCAACACCGGCAAGACATCACTGCTGCGCACGCTCACCCGCGATCCCTCTTTCGGGCAGGTGGCCGATGCGCCCGGCACCACGCGGCATGTCGAGGGCGTGCGCCTGGCTGCCGGCCACGATGCGATCGTCGAGTGGTACGACACGCCCGGCATGGAAGACAGCATCGCGCTGCTCGAGTACCTTGACCGCCTGGATGAACCCGGCGCGCGCCTGGACGGCCCTGCGCGCGTGCGCCGGCTGCTGGATTCGCCCGAGGCCCGCGGCCGCTTCGAACAAGAGGCGCGCGTGCTGGCCAAGCTGCTGGACTGCGATGCGGCGCTGTACGTCATCGATGCGCGCGATCCCGTGCTAGGCAAGCACCGCGACGAGCTGTCGCTGCTGGCCGCATGCGGACGGCCGCTGCTGCCGGTGCTGAACTTCGTGCAGGCGCCCGCGCATCGCGCGCAGGCCTGGCGCGACGCCATGGCGCGGTTGGGTCTGCACGCGGTGCTCGAGTTCGACACGGTGGCGCCGCCGCTGGACGGCGAACAGCGCCTGTACGGACGACTGGGCATGCTGCTGCACAGCCATTCCGCGACGCTGGAGCGCATCGCCGACGCACTGGGCCAGCAACGCTCGCAGCGCCGCATCGACGCGTGCCGCGTGGCGGCGGATCTGTTGATCGACGCCGCCGCGCTGCGGCTGACGGTGGCGAACGATGCGGACGCATTGGCCGCGGCCACGGAAACGCTGCGCGAACAGGTAAGGCTGCGCGAGCAGGCCGCGGCGCAGGCGCTGCTGGCGCTGTACAACTTCCGGCCGGGCGACTATGCCTCGGACGCGCTGCCCCTGTCGGGCGAGCGGTGGAACATGGACCTTTTCCATCCCCATGCCTTGAAGGACATGGGGGTGCGACTGGGCATGGGCGCGGCGGCCGGCGCCATGGCCGGCGGCGCCGTCGATCTGGCGGTGGGCGGCCTGAGCTTCGGCGCCGGCATGCTTATAGGCGCCGCCGCGGGCGGGCTTTGGCAGGGCGTGGGCCAACTGGGCCAACGCATCGCCGGCCGCCTGCGCGGCCATCGTGAACTCAGCGTCGACGACGCCGTGCTGCGGCTGCTGGCGCTGCGGCAGCGTCAATTGATCCAGGCGCTCGAGCGCCGCGGGCATGCGGCGCGCGAGCCGCTGCGCCTGGACCAGCCGGCGGACGACGCATGGCGCAAGGCGCCGCTGCCGGACGCGCTGGCCGAGGCGCGCAGCCGGCCGGCGTGGTCGGCGCTGAACGCGCATCACGACGACGACGATCGCCGCAAGCAGAAGGTGGCCGAACTGGCCCAACGCCTGGCGCAGGGCATGGAGACCGGCGCGCCAACCGAGTGA
- a CDS encoding DUF378 domain-containing protein has translation MTTANTNGLGVRTRSTFNTLDWIAMVLLIVGGLNWGLVGLFSFDLVAAIFGPMSPVSRIVYVLVGLAALYAIYMASRFGRMR, from the coding sequence ATGACAACCGCAAACACCAACGGCTTGGGTGTGCGCACCCGCAGCACGTTCAACACGCTCGATTGGATCGCCATGGTGCTGCTGATTGTGGGCGGCTTGAACTGGGGCCTGGTGGGCCTGTTCAGCTTTGATCTGGTGGCTGCGATCTTCGGCCCGATGTCGCCGGTCAGCCGCATCGTCTACGTGCTGGTCGGCCTGGCCGCGCTTTACGCGATCTACATGGCAAGCCGGTTCGGCAGGATGCGATAG
- a CDS encoding OmpW/AlkL family protein → MKKNIRIICALAAVALTSAAGTAAAAGGDVLVRVRALHVTPDVSTNDTLSSLDVGVKQSTVPELDLTYMFTDHIGAELILGTTRNRVTSAAGNLGKVSLLPPTLTVQYHFNPNGRYRPYAGAGINYTMFYDNSLSAGGQDIRIDRHSFGPALQLGMDIGLDDNWFFNVDVKKLWIRTDATLAGTKLGTLKIDPWIFGVGVGRRF, encoded by the coding sequence ATGAAGAAGAACATCAGAATAATTTGTGCTCTTGCAGCCGTCGCGTTGACTTCTGCCGCCGGCACGGCCGCAGCGGCGGGCGGCGACGTCCTGGTCCGCGTGCGCGCCCTGCACGTCACGCCGGACGTATCCACCAACGATACCTTGTCGTCGCTGGACGTGGGCGTGAAGCAGTCCACCGTGCCCGAGCTCGACCTGACCTACATGTTCACCGATCACATCGGCGCCGAACTGATCCTGGGCACCACGCGCAATCGCGTCACGTCGGCCGCCGGCAACCTGGGCAAGGTCAGCCTGCTGCCGCCCACGCTGACGGTGCAGTATCACTTCAATCCCAACGGCCGCTATCGGCCCTATGCCGGCGCGGGCATCAACTACACGATGTTCTACGACAACAGCCTGTCGGCCGGCGGCCAGGACATCCGCATCGACCGTCACAGCTTCGGCCCTGCGCTGCAGCTGGGCATGGACATCGGGCTGGACGACAACTGGTTCTTCAACGTCGACGTGAAGAAGCTGTGGATCCGTACGGACGCTACGCTGGCCGGCACGAAGCTGGGCACGCTGAAGATCGATCCGTGGATCTTCGGCGTGGGCGTGGGCCGCCGCTTCTGA
- a CDS encoding fatty acid desaturase, whose translation MMPPREPIASDAPLPHRKVVRAWVAPMAVRTYVRPVLLLLLDYVLLAVALAAAVLADSLLLKVAGGVAAGLITGRLFIIGHDACHQSLTPSRRLNRWLGRIAFLPSLTPYSLWEVGHNVVHHGYTNLKGFDFIWAPMTLEEFRALSGPRRWMERIYRSGWGAGLYYMIEIWWYRMFFPGKAAMPTRRRVFTLDCLLISAYGAAVTGALWWAAVATQQSVALVLAVGALLPFLVWCTLMGLVVYAHHTHVRVHWYDDQMAWAQAQPFISTTVHLTFPWRLGALLHHIMEHTAHHVDMSIPLYRLAAAQRSLEGMLPGRIIIQPFSWRWYRDTARRCKLYDFRTHQWTDFHGIPTT comes from the coding sequence ATGATGCCTCCTCGCGAGCCCATCGCGTCCGATGCGCCGCTGCCGCACCGCAAGGTGGTGCGCGCCTGGGTGGCGCCCATGGCGGTGCGCACGTACGTGCGCCCGGTGCTTCTGCTGCTGCTGGACTATGTGCTGCTGGCCGTGGCGCTTGCCGCAGCGGTGCTGGCCGACAGCCTGCTGCTGAAGGTCGCGGGCGGCGTCGCGGCCGGCCTGATCACCGGGCGCCTGTTCATCATCGGCCACGATGCCTGCCATCAGAGCCTGACGCCGTCGCGCCGGCTGAACCGGTGGCTGGGGCGCATCGCCTTCCTGCCGTCGCTCACGCCGTACAGCCTGTGGGAAGTGGGCCACAACGTGGTGCACCACGGCTACACCAACCTGAAGGGCTTCGACTTCATCTGGGCGCCGATGACGCTGGAGGAATTCCGCGCGCTGTCCGGGCCTCGTCGGTGGATGGAGCGGATCTATCGCAGCGGCTGGGGCGCGGGCCTGTATTACATGATCGAGATCTGGTGGTACCGGATGTTCTTCCCCGGCAAGGCCGCCATGCCGACGCGTCGCCGCGTGTTCACGCTGGATTGCCTGTTGATCTCGGCTTATGGCGCGGCCGTGACAGGCGCGCTGTGGTGGGCCGCGGTGGCCACGCAGCAGTCCGTCGCGCTCGTGCTGGCCGTCGGCGCGCTGCTGCCCTTTCTCGTGTGGTGCACGTTGATGGGTCTCGTGGTGTACGCCCATCACACCCATGTGCGCGTGCACTGGTATGACGACCAGATGGCCTGGGCCCAGGCACAGCCGTTCATCTCCACCACCGTGCATCTGACGTTTCCATGGCGCCTGGGCGCGCTGCTGCATCACATCATGGAGCACACGGCGCATCACGTGGACATGAGCATTCCCCTGTACCGCCTCGCCGCGGCGCAGCGCAGCCTCGAAGGCATGCTGCCGGGCCGCATCATCATCCAGCCCTTTTCGTGGCGCTGGTACCGGGACACCGCCCGGCGCTGCAAGCTGTACGACTTCCGTACTCACCAATGGACCGACTTCCATGGCATACCCACGACCTGA
- the hemF gene encoding oxygen-dependent coproporphyrinogen oxidase, with protein sequence MAYPRPEQARRAPGRRLPPPSIAADESIDVLAVRRYLVELQQRIVAALSEFDGHRFQVDEWARPGGEALRGQGRSCVIEDGGFFERGGVNFSHVQGDSLPASASAGRPHLAGRAFEALGVSLVLHPRNPYCPTVHMNVRLFCAKSEGHAPVWWFGGGMDLTPHYGFEDDARHFHRVCRDALAPFGSDLYRSFKLWCDDYFYLPHRGEPRGIGGIFFDDFCEFGFEGDFALLRSVGDAFLDAYLPIVRLRRDIPYGERERDFQAYRRGRYVEFNLVLDRGTLFGLQSGGRTESILMSMPPRADWRYAWQPKSGSAEARLYADFLVRRDWLAGTV encoded by the coding sequence ATGGCATACCCACGACCTGAACAGGCCCGCCGCGCGCCGGGCCGGCGGCTGCCGCCGCCTTCCATCGCCGCGGACGAATCCATCGACGTGCTGGCCGTGCGCCGCTATCTGGTCGAGCTGCAGCAGCGCATCGTCGCCGCCTTGTCCGAGTTCGACGGCCACCGGTTCCAGGTGGACGAATGGGCGCGTCCGGGCGGTGAAGCGCTGCGCGGCCAGGGACGGTCGTGCGTGATCGAGGACGGCGGCTTCTTCGAACGCGGCGGAGTCAATTTTTCGCACGTGCAGGGCGACTCGCTGCCGGCATCCGCCAGCGCGGGACGCCCGCACCTTGCCGGCCGCGCGTTCGAGGCGCTGGGCGTGTCCCTGGTGCTGCATCCGCGCAATCCGTACTGCCCGACCGTGCACATGAATGTGCGCCTGTTCTGCGCGAAGTCCGAAGGCCACGCGCCGGTCTGGTGGTTCGGCGGCGGCATGGACCTGACGCCGCATTATGGCTTCGAGGACGACGCACGGCATTTCCATCGAGTCTGCCGCGATGCGCTGGCGCCGTTCGGGTCCGACCTGTACCGCAGCTTCAAGCTGTGGTGCGACGACTACTTCTATCTGCCCCATCGCGGCGAGCCGCGCGGCATCGGCGGCATCTTCTTCGACGATTTCTGCGAATTCGGCTTCGAAGGCGATTTCGCGCTGCTGCGCAGCGTGGGCGATGCGTTCCTGGATGCCTACCTGCCCATCGTCCGGCTGCGCCGTGACATTCCCTATGGCGAGCGCGAGCGCGACTTCCAGGCCTATCGCCGCGGCCGCTACGTCGAGTTCAATCTGGTGCTGGACCGCGGCACGCTGTTCGGTCTGCAAAGCGGCGGCCGTACCGAGTCCATCCTTATGTCGATGCCGCCGCGCGCCGATTGGCGCTACGCCTGGCAGCCCAAGTCCGGCTCGGCCGAGGCGCGTCTGTATGCCGACTTCCTGGTGCGGCGCGATTGGCTGGCCGGGACCGTCTGA
- a CDS encoding helix-turn-helix domain-containing protein, with amino-acid sequence MLTIPIAASTTAIPRTADHVSCSNCALRDVCMPDDLTPADYQRVDALICASRKVSRGDTLYRRGDAFRNLYAIKAGAFKTVITLRDGREQVTGFQIAGEPLGLEGIHAGEHTADAVALEDGVVCIIPYGRLERLCGEVRAMQRHLHRVMSGEIVQASQLMALLGSMRAEERVSAFLLNLSQRLRARRHADTEFKLRMSREEIGSYLGMKLETVSRMLSRFQEDRLIDVRGKLIRILDAGRLQRI; translated from the coding sequence ATGCTTACCATTCCCATCGCCGCGTCCACCACCGCCATCCCACGGACGGCCGACCACGTCTCATGCTCGAACTGCGCGCTGCGCGACGTCTGCATGCCCGACGACCTGACGCCGGCCGACTACCAGCGTGTGGACGCCCTGATCTGCGCCTCGCGCAAGGTCTCGCGCGGAGACACGCTGTACCGGCGCGGCGACGCGTTCCGCAATCTGTACGCAATCAAGGCGGGCGCCTTCAAGACGGTGATCACGCTGCGCGACGGCCGCGAACAGGTCACGGGCTTCCAGATCGCCGGCGAGCCGCTGGGTCTGGAGGGCATCCATGCCGGAGAGCACACCGCCGACGCGGTCGCGCTGGAAGACGGCGTGGTCTGCATCATCCCGTACGGCAGGCTCGAACGCCTGTGCGGCGAGGTTCGCGCCATGCAGCGCCACCTGCACCGGGTGATGAGCGGCGAGATCGTTCAGGCCTCGCAGCTGATGGCCCTGCTGGGCAGCATGCGCGCCGAAGAGCGCGTCTCGGCCTTCCTGCTGAACCTGTCGCAGCGGCTGCGGGCCCGGCGCCATGCCGACACCGAGTTCAAGCTGCGCATGTCGCGCGAGGAAATCGGCAGCTACCTGGGCATGAAGCTGGAGACCGTCAGCCGCATGCTGTCGCGCTTCCAGGAAGACCGCCTCATCGACGTGCGCGGCAAGCTGATCCGCATCCTGGATGCCGGCAGGCTGCAGCGCATCTGA
- a CDS encoding DUF2868 domain-containing protein, with the protein MPPPPAPSEAGQSPLDGAGGHWLAEAVRLREAHWGPLEDADAVRQARLHGGELTSRILLRAHLLARREGLDALLARWRQGAAMTFVILVLATLLAGAGAALGALGDGSRPVNVLWAIGALLGLHALTFLIWLGSFLIRPAHVTGLGRLWLWATRKLARGPDAALVPQALLNLLARAGALRWLFGSVSHLLWLAALCTVLAALLTVLSTASYRFVWATTLLQPETFVRLVAVLGWLPAQLGFAAPDPAVVRASDGAQALPAGAQAQWAIWLLGLVICYGIVPRLLAGLACVVMSGRALRGLRIDPELPGYAALRGRLQPPAESMGVDEPAGPLRTPAVVAAQVLQTLSGQAVLAGIELPPGADWPPSELPAQVHDAGVLDTREQRNALLDALARTHAPRLLLACDAQQTPDRGSLALIADLSGKAAQTRVWLSARFGDAAAPDRAAVWRTRLQEAGLPAEAILHDADRPLEWLADVSQPASAGRSGV; encoded by the coding sequence ATGCCGCCTCCACCCGCGCCGTCTGAGGCGGGACAGTCGCCGCTGGACGGCGCCGGCGGGCATTGGCTTGCTGAAGCGGTCCGGCTGCGCGAAGCGCACTGGGGACCGCTGGAAGACGCCGACGCGGTTCGCCAGGCGCGCCTGCACGGCGGCGAGCTGACTTCCCGGATCCTGCTGCGCGCGCATTTGCTGGCGCGCCGCGAGGGCCTGGACGCCTTGCTGGCGCGCTGGCGGCAGGGCGCCGCCATGACCTTCGTGATCCTGGTGCTGGCCACGCTGCTGGCCGGCGCCGGCGCGGCATTGGGCGCCTTGGGCGACGGCAGCCGCCCCGTCAATGTGCTCTGGGCCATCGGGGCGCTGCTGGGCCTGCATGCGCTCACCTTCCTGATCTGGCTGGGCAGCTTCCTTATCCGTCCCGCCCATGTCACGGGCCTGGGCCGGTTGTGGCTGTGGGCCACGCGCAAGCTGGCGCGCGGCCCCGATGCCGCGCTGGTGCCGCAGGCCCTGCTGAATCTGCTGGCTCGCGCAGGCGCCCTGCGCTGGCTGTTCGGCTCGGTCAGCCACCTGCTGTGGCTGGCCGCCCTGTGCACGGTTCTGGCGGCGCTGTTGACGGTGCTGTCCACCGCCAGCTACCGCTTCGTCTGGGCCACCACGCTGCTGCAGCCCGAGACCTTCGTGCGCCTGGTGGCTGTGCTGGGATGGCTGCCGGCCCAGCTGGGCTTTGCCGCGCCCGATCCCGCCGTGGTGCGCGCCAGCGACGGCGCGCAGGCCCTGCCGGCCGGCGCCCAGGCTCAATGGGCCATCTGGCTGCTGGGGCTGGTCATCTGCTATGGCATCGTGCCGCGCCTGCTGGCGGGCCTCGCCTGCGTAGTCATGAGCGGACGCGCGCTGCGCGGCCTGCGCATCGATCCGGAGCTGCCCGGCTATGCGGCGCTGCGCGGCCGCCTGCAGCCGCCCGCCGAATCCATGGGCGTGGACGAGCCGGCGGGGCCGCTGCGCACGCCGGCCGTGGTCGCGGCCCAGGTCTTGCAAACCCTGTCGGGCCAGGCGGTACTGGCCGGCATCGAACTGCCGCCCGGTGCCGATTGGCCGCCGTCCGAACTGCCGGCCCAGGTGCACGACGCCGGTGTTCTCGATACGCGCGAGCAGCGCAATGCGCTGCTGGATGCCTTGGCCCGCACGCATGCGCCGCGGCTGCTGCTGGCCTGCGACGCGCAGCAGACGCCCGATCGCGGCAGCCTGGCGCTGATCGCCGACCTGTCGGGCAAGGCCGCGCAAACTCGCGTGTGGCTGTCGGCGCGGTTCGGCGATGCGGCCGCGCCAGACCGCGCCGCCGTCTGGCGCACTCGCCTGCAAGAGGCCGGCCTGCCGGCCGAGGCCATCCTGCACGACGCGGACCGGCCGCTCGAGTGGCTGGCGGACGTGTCCCAGCCCGCTTCCGCGGGCCGCAGCGGGGTCTGA
- a CDS encoding YkvA family protein: MPVADATYEKAYSDRRFWRKVSGHASAAGRQALEKALWLYYGVKSPDTPKWARRVIYGALGYFVLPLDAIPDLAPLVGYTDDLSVMAAAVAAVAFAITDDVKQQANDTLTRWVGDRPAEAPAADADAASTRAV; encoded by the coding sequence ATGCCAGTCGCCGACGCAACCTACGAAAAAGCCTATTCCGACCGCCGCTTCTGGCGCAAGGTGTCCGGCCATGCCTCGGCAGCCGGCCGCCAGGCGCTCGAGAAAGCGCTGTGGCTCTATTACGGCGTGAAAAGCCCCGACACCCCGAAGTGGGCGCGCCGCGTCATCTACGGCGCGCTGGGCTATTTCGTGCTGCCGCTGGATGCCATCCCCGACCTGGCGCCCCTGGTCGGCTACACCGACGACCTGAGCGTGATGGCCGCGGCCGTGGCCGCCGTGGCCTTCGCCATCACCGACGACGTCAAGCAGCAAGCCAACGACACGCTGACGCGCTGGGTGGGCGACAGGCCCGCCGAGGCGCCGGCCGCGGACGCCGATGCCGCCTCCACCCGCGCCGTCTGA
- a CDS encoding CaiB/BaiF CoA transferase family protein: protein MNRGSLAGLRVLDLSRILGGPYCGQILGDHGADVLKIEPPQGDDTRTWGPPFRDGVASYYFGLNRNKRIQHLDLATEQDRERLLELIAQADVLLENFKIGTMERWNLGYDALSQRFPRLIWCRVSGFGADGPLGALPGYDAAIQAMSGIMSVNGEAGGDALRVGLPVVDMVTGLNAVIGIMMALQERQRSGMGQFVEAALYDSGLSLLHPHAANWFMDGRVPQRTGNAHPNIYPYDTFRTATEPLFLAVGNDRQFTTLCGVIGRPDLAQDERFTSAGGRSTHRAALKEALEAALSAFDAESLVDRLMAANVPAAPVLPVDAALTHPHTVHREMVVSLGENYRGLAAPVKLSRTPATYRHAPLTPGSEFEPLPPALDAD from the coding sequence ATGAATCGTGGATCCCTGGCCGGCCTGCGTGTGCTGGACCTCTCGCGCATCCTGGGCGGGCCGTACTGCGGGCAGATCCTGGGCGATCACGGCGCCGACGTGCTGAAGATCGAGCCGCCGCAGGGCGACGACACGCGCACCTGGGGCCCGCCGTTTCGCGACGGCGTGGCCTCGTACTACTTCGGGCTGAATCGCAACAAGCGCATCCAGCACCTGGACCTGGCCACGGAACAGGACCGCGAGCGCCTGCTGGAGCTGATCGCGCAGGCCGACGTGCTGCTGGAGAACTTCAAGATCGGCACAATGGAGCGCTGGAACCTGGGCTACGACGCACTGTCGCAGCGCTTTCCGCGGCTGATCTGGTGCCGCGTGTCGGGCTTCGGCGCGGACGGTCCGCTGGGCGCGCTGCCCGGCTACGACGCCGCCATCCAGGCCATGAGCGGCATCATGAGCGTGAACGGCGAGGCCGGCGGCGACGCGCTGCGCGTGGGCCTGCCCGTGGTGGACATGGTGACCGGCCTGAACGCCGTCATCGGCATCATGATGGCCCTGCAGGAACGGCAGCGCAGCGGCATGGGCCAGTTCGTGGAAGCCGCGCTGTACGACAGCGGCCTGTCGCTGCTGCATCCGCATGCGGCCAACTGGTTCATGGACGGCCGCGTGCCGCAGCGCACGGGAAATGCGCATCCCAACATCTATCCCTACGACACCTTCCGCACGGCCACCGAGCCGCTGTTCCTGGCCGTCGGCAACGACCGGCAGTTCACCACGCTGTGCGGAGTGATCGGTCGCCCCGACCTGGCCCAGGACGAGCGCTTCACCAGCGCGGGCGGGCGCTCGACGCATCGCGCGGCGTTGAAAGAGGCGCTGGAGGCCGCGCTGTCGGCCTTCGATGCCGAAAGCCTGGTGGACCGGCTGATGGCCGCCAACGTGCCGGCCGCGCCGGTGCTGCCGGTGGACGCGGCGCTGACGCATCCGCACACGGTCCACCGCGAGATGGTGGTGAGCCTGGGCGAAAACTACCGCGGCCTGGCCGCGCCGGTGAAACTGAGCCGCACGCCGGCAACGTATCGCCACGCGCCGCTGACCCCGGGCAGCGAGTTCGAGCCGCTGCCGCCGGCGCTCGATGCCGATTGA
- a CDS encoding Bug family tripartite tricarboxylate transporter substrate binding protein, translated as MKKRIFLSALAATAVLAGLPTLSAAAESFPSKPLTLVIPYPPGGPTDAMARTLASEISNFLTQPMIVENRAGANGNIGAEHVARAAPDGYTLMFGTSGPLAINASLYRNLNYDPIKSYAPVVNVGYLPNILVVHPSVPAKTVPELVAYSKKNPGKLTFASSGSGASSHLAGVMFNGLAGTDFMHVPYKGTGPALSDLLGGHVTMSFTDVLTAKPYVESGKLRALGVTTAKRSQALPDVPTVAEQGYAGYDVSVFFGIVAPAGTPADRIATLHKAFAQALQSEKVKALFASQGLEAAPDSSPQALGKFIAQEKAKWATVVEKSGAQVN; from the coding sequence ATGAAAAAGCGCATCTTCCTGTCCGCCCTGGCCGCCACCGCCGTGCTCGCGGGCCTGCCGACACTGTCGGCGGCCGCCGAGTCGTTTCCGTCCAAGCCCTTGACGCTGGTGATTCCCTATCCGCCGGGCGGTCCGACCGACGCGATGGCGCGCACGCTGGCTTCCGAGATCTCGAACTTTCTCACCCAGCCGATGATCGTGGAGAACCGCGCCGGGGCCAACGGCAACATCGGCGCCGAGCACGTGGCGCGCGCGGCGCCCGACGGCTACACGCTGATGTTCGGCACCTCCGGCCCGCTGGCCATCAACGCCAGTCTGTACCGGAACCTGAACTACGACCCCATCAAGAGTTATGCGCCGGTGGTGAACGTGGGCTACCTGCCCAACATCCTGGTGGTCCATCCCAGCGTGCCGGCCAAGACCGTGCCCGAGCTGGTGGCCTACTCGAAGAAGAACCCCGGCAAGCTCACCTTCGCCTCGTCGGGCAGCGGCGCGTCGTCGCACTTGGCCGGCGTGATGTTCAACGGCCTGGCAGGCACGGACTTCATGCACGTGCCATACAAGGGCACCGGCCCCGCGCTCAGCGACCTGCTGGGCGGCCACGTCACCATGAGCTTCACCGACGTGCTCACCGCCAAGCCCTACGTCGAAAGCGGCAAGCTGCGCGCCCTCGGCGTCACCACCGCCAAGCGGTCGCAGGCCCTGCCCGACGTGCCCACCGTGGCCGAGCAGGGCTATGCGGGCTATGACGTGAGCGTGTTCTTCGGCATCGTCGCGCCGGCGGGCACGCCTGCGGACCGCATCGCCACGCTGCACAAGGCTTTCGCGCAGGCGCTGCAGTCCGAGAAGGTGAAGGCCCTGTTCGCGTCGCAAGGCCTCGAGGCCGCGCCCGACAGCAGCCCGCAGGCGCTGGGCAAGTTCATCGCGCAGGAAAAGGCAAAGTGGGCCACGGTGGTGGAAAAGTCCGGCGCGCAGGTCAACTGA